A stretch of the uncultured Desulfobacter sp. genome encodes the following:
- the jag gene encoding RNA-binding cell elongation regulator Jag/EloR, translating into MNQPLEFTGKNVNSAIESACRQLNIPQKELKYDVISTGTTGIFGIVGRKDARIRVTVPAKTQQAKEDKDGILSIVDEAFGQNQDKPKPQPKQAAQAPKKPAPKPKPIKEKEHKASPAGQENKFQNSENDPKLEEEDTGRWDARPAPRSERPIKEEPAPEPVSQASIDLGVKTVQKMADLITEDAHVEAITQENKLTLQINGGNTGILIGRKGQTLDAMQFLTDKIINRQSESRVRVKVDIEGYMETRKANLKHLALKMAEKAKKTGRPATINQMSAQDRRIVHLALKEDAQVRTQSMGDGYYRRLVIFPKKRNTYRGKKRFKK; encoded by the coding sequence ATGAACCAACCTCTTGAATTTACCGGAAAGAATGTCAATTCCGCCATTGAGTCGGCCTGTAGGCAACTTAATATCCCCCAAAAAGAGTTAAAATATGATGTGATATCAACCGGAACAACCGGTATTTTTGGTATTGTCGGTCGCAAAGACGCCCGGATCCGGGTGACAGTTCCGGCTAAGACACAACAAGCCAAGGAAGACAAGGATGGCATTCTCTCAATTGTGGATGAGGCCTTTGGACAAAACCAGGACAAACCCAAGCCACAACCCAAACAAGCCGCACAGGCCCCAAAAAAACCGGCACCGAAACCAAAGCCAATAAAAGAAAAAGAGCACAAAGCGTCACCTGCCGGCCAGGAGAATAAATTTCAGAATTCTGAAAACGATCCTAAACTTGAAGAGGAAGATACCGGCCGGTGGGATGCCCGCCCGGCACCTAGGTCAGAAAGACCGATCAAAGAAGAACCAGCACCGGAGCCGGTCTCCCAGGCATCCATTGACCTGGGCGTCAAAACGGTACAAAAAATGGCAGACCTGATCACCGAAGACGCCCATGTTGAAGCCATCACCCAAGAGAACAAACTGACCCTGCAGATAAATGGCGGAAATACCGGCATCCTGATTGGCCGCAAGGGTCAAACTTTGGACGCCATGCAGTTTCTTACCGATAAAATAATAAACCGCCAAAGCGAATCCCGTGTCAGAGTCAAAGTTGACATTGAAGGCTATATGGAGACCCGGAAGGCGAATTTAAAGCACCTGGCTTTGAAAATGGCGGAAAAGGCAAAAAAAACCGGACGACCTGCCACCATCAACCAGATGAGCGCCCAGGACCGCCGTATTGTCCACCTTGCCCTCAAGGAAGATGCTCAAGTTCGCACCCAGAGCATGGGGGACGGCTATTATAGACGTCTAGTTATTTTCCCCAAAAAACGCAATACCTACAGGGGAAAAAAGCGGTTCAAAAAGTAA
- the yidC gene encoding membrane protein insertase YidC: MDEQKRLFLAVALSVVVLLGYQFFFAPAPQPNNQEQDTPLQTMNSPESDAAQISDFTPETVPAPAPAPASQTSLRDFRTITLSTPYYTIAVNEHKAAVTSLTLNDYKETNDEGAPAKQLVAKELADITGGIFAIDTAQSSIRGLADAVFSSDADSTDISLNQGEKNLTFSWTNPDGITVKKVLTFRADSYLIHCDIIVQNGSNMPVNDGISISVPGHFNDDIKSRSRFAYEGPVAYLDNKFITIKPKDIVDKDTYSGIVGWTGYTSRYFLTAVMPDTPEDATLKLSFANEVVTNRLVTQMPRLDPEKQNQQSFTLYMGPKSHKILSQYDNLLKKSVNFGFFDIIAKPLLIAMNFIHDIIPNYGVAIILLTIFIKLIFWPLGTKSYKSMNEMKKVQPLMMEIREKYKDDKQRMNQEIMGLYKTYKVNPASGCLPLLVQMPIFFALYRMLYMAIELRHAPFVGWIQDLSGPDRLFHFNFSIPFMDAPYGIPVLTLLMGASFLLQQKMTPTAGDPMQAKMMMLMPIFMTVLFINFPAGLVLYMFVNNIISMGQQYYTQKILA, encoded by the coding sequence ATGGATGAGCAAAAACGATTATTTTTAGCTGTGGCGCTGTCAGTTGTAGTCCTTTTGGGCTATCAATTTTTTTTCGCCCCTGCACCCCAGCCGAATAATCAAGAACAGGACACCCCGTTACAAACGATGAATTCGCCTGAATCCGATGCTGCCCAAATTTCGGACTTCACCCCAGAGACAGTACCTGCGCCGGCCCCGGCCCCGGCATCCCAAACCAGTTTACGGGACTTTCGTACCATTACGCTGTCCACCCCTTACTACACTATTGCCGTCAATGAACATAAAGCGGCGGTAACAAGCCTGACCCTCAATGATTATAAGGAAACCAACGATGAGGGGGCTCCTGCAAAACAACTGGTGGCTAAAGAACTTGCAGATATTACCGGGGGTATCTTTGCCATCGATACTGCCCAGTCAAGTATCAGGGGACTGGCAGATGCGGTTTTCTCATCCGATGCAGACAGCACGGATATTTCTCTGAACCAGGGAGAAAAAAACCTTACCTTTTCCTGGACAAACCCGGACGGCATTACTGTAAAAAAAGTATTGACTTTCAGGGCGGACTCCTACCTTATCCACTGTGACATTATTGTTCAAAACGGCTCAAACATGCCGGTCAACGACGGCATCAGTATTAGCGTCCCCGGTCATTTCAATGACGATATCAAGTCTCGCTCCCGGTTTGCATATGAAGGGCCGGTGGCTTACCTTGACAACAAATTTATCACGATCAAACCCAAGGATATTGTAGACAAGGATACCTATTCAGGAATTGTGGGCTGGACCGGGTACACCAGCCGTTATTTTCTGACGGCGGTGATGCCGGATACCCCGGAAGACGCCACATTGAAGCTCTCCTTTGCCAATGAGGTTGTAACCAACCGATTGGTTACCCAAATGCCCCGACTGGATCCCGAAAAACAAAATCAGCAGTCTTTTACTTTGTACATGGGCCCCAAAAGTCATAAAATCTTGAGCCAATATGACAATCTGCTGAAAAAATCCGTTAATTTTGGTTTTTTTGACATTATAGCCAAGCCGCTGCTTATTGCTATGAACTTCATTCATGACATCATCCCCAATTATGGGGTGGCCATCATTCTTCTGACCATCTTCATCAAACTGATATTCTGGCCATTGGGCACCAAAAGCTACAAGTCCATGAACGAAATGAAAAAAGTACAGCCTTTGATGATGGAGATCCGGGAAAAATACAAAGACGACAAGCAACGCATGAATCAGGAAATCATGGGATTGTATAAAACCTACAAAGTCAACCCGGCTTCCGGATGCCTGCCGTTGCTGGTGCAGATGCCCATTTTCTTTGCTTTGTACCGTATGCTCTACATGGCCATTGAGCTGCGCCACGCGCCATTTGTGGGATGGATTCAGGATTTGTCTGGTCCGGACCGCCTGTTTCACTTTAATTTTTCCATCCCGTTTATGGACGCCCCTTACGGAATCCCTGTGCTGACACTTCTCATGGGCGCATCTTTCCTGCTCCAGCAGAAAATGACGCCCACGGCCGGAGATCCTATGCAGGCAAAAATGATGATGCTTATGCCCATATTCATGACCGTTCTGTTTATTAACTTTCCGGCAGGACTGGTTCTATACATGTTTGTCAACAACATCATTTCAATGGGGCAGCAGTATTACACACAAAAGATCTTAGCCTAA